One genomic window of Cannabis sativa cultivar Pink pepper isolate KNU-18-1 chromosome 2, ASM2916894v1, whole genome shotgun sequence includes the following:
- the LOC115720437 gene encoding uncharacterized protein LOC115720437 codes for MRCLRDFNLALLEKQYWRLLVNVDSLVSRLYEAKYYATGNQFSAVLGDNPSFIWCSILEAKDLIHACAQRTIADGENVSILNDPWLPHNSNNYVVSRHPALVNKSVSCLFQVGTRAWDEDVVRDLFVARDQDLILSIQLSDSAANDGWSWRLETCGNCSLKTVSGVLPTCFQLQKRHVPVNADCPLCNSSTKTIHHALVECSFAKAAWHRSIVDIGAGAVTFCSW; via the exons aTGAGATG CTTGAGAGACTTTAATTTGGCTCTTTTAGAGAAGCAATATTGGCGTTTGTTGGTTAATGTTGATTCTTTGGTTAGTAGGCTTTATGAGGCTAAATATTATGCTACTGGTAATCAGTTTTCTGCTGTATTGGGAGACAATCCTAGTTTCATTTGGTGTAGCATTCTTGAAGCAAAAGATCTTATCCACGCCTGTGCTCAAAGAACAATTGCTGATGGGGAAAATGTCTCCATTCTTAATGATCCTTGGCTTCCACATAATTCAAACAACTATGTTGTCTCACGACACCCTGCTCTTGTGAATAAGTCCGTCAGCTGCCTCTTTCAAGTAGGTACCCGCGCGTGGGATGAGGATGTTGTGAGGGACCTGTTTGTTGCCCGTGATCAGGACCTTATTTTGTCCATTCAACTTAGTGATTCGGCCGCTAATGATGGTTGGAGTTGGCGACTTGAGACTTGTGGGAATTGTTCGCTTAAAA CTGTTTCGGGTGTGCTTCCAACGTGTTTTCAACTCCAAAAACGTCATGTTCCTGTCAATGCTGACTGCCCTTTGTGCAACTCTAGTACTAAAACTATTCATCATGCGTTGGTAGAATGCTCATTTGCAAAGGCTGCTTGGCATCGCAGCATAGTGGATATCGGGGCTGGGGCTGTAACATTCTGCAGTTGGTAG
- the LOC115720697 gene encoding UDP-glycosyltransferase 71K1: protein MARVELVFIPAPGIGHLVSTLEFAKRLIHYDHRLFITVLYMKFPFKSHLDAYIDSIVASLSLVHRIKLLHLPLVDSPPMELLKSIENFIYLYMESLVPHVRKALTDIVSSNSNYSQGDVVLVLDFFCMPMMDVANELGLPSYMFMTSNLGFLSLMFYLATRHNQISSELEESDAPLRLQGFQNPVPSSVLPTAAFCKDGGYSAYVKLAQRFRETKGIIVNSFEELESYSFSSMNDGETPPIYMVGPVLDLNGQPHPSMDQVQNDKILKWLDEQPHSSVVFLCFGSMGRFGASQLREIASGLKRSGHRFLWSVRVQQPTTIDEILPEGFLEQIGSKGMICNEWAPQVKVLAHSAVGGFLSHCGWNSILESLWYGVPVATWPIYAEQQLNAFRMVREFGLAVDLRLDYKDRGDDHIVSAEEIETAVKHLMEGDSEVRKKVKEMSEMARKSVEEGGSSFTAIGKLINSIIGSNYY from the coding sequence ATGGCAAGGGTAGAATTGGTGTTCATCCCAGCTCCAGGAATAGGACACCTGGTTTCAACTCTTGAATTCGCCAAGCGCTTGATCCACTATGATCATCGACTTTTCATCACAGTCCTCTACATGAAGTTTCCCTTTAAGTCCCATCTCGATGCATACATTGATTCTATTGTGGCCTCACTTTCTCTTGTACACCGAATCAAACTCCTTCATCTCCCTCTGGTTGACTCACCTCCCATGGAGCTACTCAAGTCCATAGAAAACTTTATCTATCTATACATGGAGAGTCTTGTTCCTCATGTCAGAAAAGCACTCACAGATATTGTGTCATCTAACTCCAATTACTCTCAAGGTGATGTTGTATTGGTTCTTGATTTCTTCTGCATGCCTATGATGGATGTGGCCAATGAGCTCGGCCTCCCTTCTTATATGTTCATGACTTCCAACTTGGGATTTCTTAGTCTCATGTTCTACCTTGCAACTCGCCATAACCAGATCAGCTCTGAGTTGGAAGAATCAGATGCTCCGTTAAGATTGCAGGGTTTTCAAAATCCTGTTCCTTCAAGCGTTCTTCCCACGGCTGCATTTTGCAAAGATGGTGGCTATTCTGCTTATGTTAAGCTTGCTCAAAGGTTTAGGGAGACAAAAGGGATTATAGTAAATTCGTTTGAGGAATTGGAGTCTTATAGTTTTAGCTCGATGAATGATGGGGAAACACCTCCAATCTACATGGTTGGACCAGTACTTGACCTCAACGGTCAGCCTCACCCAAGTATGGATCAAGTTCAGAATGATAAAATCTTGAAATGGCTTGATGAGCAACCTCACTCTTCTGTAGTGTTTCTCTGTTTTGGTAGTATGGGAAGATTTGGTGCTTCCCAATTGAGAGAGATAGCATCTGGACTCAAACGCAGTGGCCATAGATTCTTGTGGTCTGTACGAGTTCAACAACCAACAACCATAGACGAAATCTTGCCAGAAGGATTCTTGGAACAGATTGGAAGTAAGGGGATGATATGCAACGAGTGGGCGCCTCAGGTGAAAGTCTTGGCTCACAGTGCTGTGGGCGGCTTTCTGTCTCACTGTGGCTGGAATTCCATACTGGAGAGCTTGTGGTATGGGGTACCAGTTGCAACATGGCCTATTTATGCAGAGCAACAACTGAACGCGTTTAGGATGGTGAGGGAGTTCGGCTTAGCTGTTGATTTAAGATTGGATTACAAGGATCGTGGAGATGATCATATTGTCTCGGCGGAAGAGATTGAAACTGCAGTAAAACATCTTATGGAGGGTGATAGTGAGGTAAGGAAGAAGGTCAAAGAGATGAGTGAAATGGCCAGAAAATCTGTTGAGGAAGGTGGATCTTCATTTACTGCTATTGGAAAACTGATCAATAGTATCATTGGAAGCAACTACTATTAA